The Chloroherpetonaceae bacterium genome includes a window with the following:
- a CDS encoding acyltransferase, whose translation MAVKLRLVQHDCVLANFNENLCKHIAFCEQAIRDGIEFIAFPELSLTGYLVQDAAQDLAMHISDERLQPLRELSKHLSILCGGIELSDDYGVYNAAFFFEDGIAKVAHRKVYLPTYGMFEELRYFQAGQRIEPIESRRLGKIGIAICEDNWHVTVPLLHALQGAKILFAMVNSPLRIDFETGDISVAAVWQRLTRTFAGLFSVYVAFVSRVGNEDGLTYWGGSEVIAPDSSQVASLPQFVEAALDCTIDMNAVKRARLRSSHFLDEDVRLIAAELQRIVAKQHNLG comes from the coding sequence ATGGCGGTAAAACTTCGGCTTGTCCAACACGATTGCGTGCTAGCAAACTTTAATGAAAATCTCTGCAAACATATTGCGTTTTGTGAGCAAGCGATCCGAGACGGCATAGAATTCATTGCATTCCCCGAACTTTCGCTGACTGGCTACCTTGTGCAAGATGCAGCGCAAGACTTAGCCATGCACATTTCAGATGAGCGCCTGCAGCCGCTTCGAGAACTCTCTAAGCATCTCTCAATTCTCTGTGGCGGCATTGAACTCTCTGATGATTACGGGGTCTATAATGCGGCATTTTTCTTCGAGGATGGTATAGCAAAGGTAGCGCATCGCAAGGTTTATCTGCCAACCTACGGAATGTTTGAAGAACTGCGCTACTTTCAAGCAGGTCAGCGCATTGAGCCGATTGAATCGCGGCGGCTAGGCAAGATAGGGATTGCGATTTGTGAAGATAATTGGCACGTTACAGTGCCGCTGCTGCACGCTTTGCAAGGCGCAAAAATACTCTTTGCAATGGTAAATAGCCCATTGCGAATAGATTTTGAGACAGGCGATATAAGCGTGGCGGCAGTATGGCAGCGGCTGACACGCACATTTGCCGGGCTTTTTTCTGTGTATGTCGCATTCGTGAGCCGAGTAGGCAATGAAGATGGGCTGACATACTGGGGCGGCTCTGAGGTGATTGCGCCAGATAGCTCGCAGGTGGCGTCTTTGCCTCAGTTTGTGGAAGCAGCCTTAGACTGCACAATTGATATGAACGCTGTAAAACGCGCTCGCTTGCGTTCCTCCCATTTTCTTGATGAAGATGTGCGCCTAATTGCAGCGGAACTGCAGCGGATTGTGGCTAAGCAGCATAACTTAGGCTAA
- a CDS encoding M48 family metallopeptidase, producing MPEPLEWQGVAQLFHRSASTPERIVLRIAPSGLHIEKQDAGIDLPVGSFQVSEQPNTEFVKITAEALGDSVVMLSDRAGIAVLERNGFFKASREFKTPFYLRTLIFFGVLAALGVLFFTLGINALVSYSAARVPPELERALGEAALNDFLRTERLEKDSAADATLRKCATLIRRWHGDTALHLKIMVVENRQVKNAFALPGGYIVLYRGILDSIRSESELFGLLAHEAGHVALRHGSKRLLRSALFAVTLSIAFGDVQGLSGILLSQSSNLLDLSYSRSEELEADEFALQILQTAGLDARALPRLLERIGSSSFEIPSVLSTHPSQKERAALAQKVSATLHPKSYLSPEEWNALFQRPFQKTSQESTYLQQ from the coding sequence ATGCCAGAACCGCTGGAATGGCAAGGGGTTGCACAGCTCTTTCATCGCAGCGCCTCAACGCCTGAGCGCATTGTGCTGCGTATTGCACCCAGTGGCTTGCACATCGAAAAGCAAGATGCAGGTATAGACTTGCCTGTCGGTTCGTTCCAAGTCTCAGAGCAGCCGAACACAGAGTTTGTCAAAATCACAGCAGAGGCACTGGGAGATAGTGTCGTGATGCTCTCTGACCGTGCTGGCATTGCAGTACTGGAACGAAACGGGTTTTTTAAGGCAAGCCGCGAGTTCAAAACGCCCTTTTATCTTCGCACGCTCATTTTCTTTGGTGTGCTGGCTGCTTTGGGCGTACTCTTCTTTACGCTGGGCATCAATGCCCTTGTATCATATTCTGCGGCTCGAGTGCCCCCTGAGCTGGAACGCGCCTTAGGCGAAGCTGCACTGAATGATTTTTTGCGCACTGAACGCCTCGAGAAAGACTCTGCTGCAGATGCCACACTCCGAAAATGTGCTACGCTTATTCGCAGATGGCACGGCGACACTGCCCTGCATCTCAAGATTATGGTCGTGGAAAATCGGCAGGTCAAAAATGCCTTTGCTTTGCCTGGTGGTTACATTGTGCTTTATCGTGGTATTTTGGATTCAATTCGCAGCGAAAGTGAACTTTTTGGGCTTTTGGCCCATGAGGCTGGGCATGTTGCGTTGCGGCACGGCTCAAAGCGCCTTTTGCGCAGTGCACTTTTTGCCGTCACGCTCTCCATTGCCTTTGGTGATGTGCAAGGACTTTCTGGCATTTTGCTTAGCCAGAGTTCCAATCTGCTTGACCTCTCCTACAGCCGCAGCGAAGAACTTGAAGCCGATGAATTTGCCCTGCAAATTTTGCAAACTGCTGGTCTTGATGCGCGCGCTTTGCCACGCCTCTTAGAGCGCATTGGCAGCAGCAGCTTTGAAATTCCATCTGTGCTTTCTACGCACCCGTCGCAAAAGGAGCGCGCTGCACTGGCGCAAAAAGTGTCTGCAACACTGCACCCGAAATCCTATCTTTCGCCCGAAGAATGGAACGCCTTGTTCCAGAGACCTTTTCAAAAAACATCTCAGGAATCAACTTATCTGCAACAATGA